A window of Adhaeribacter arboris genomic DNA:
TTACCGGGCATTAGGCGGCGGCTGGAATTAAACACTTCACTTACCAATTAATTAATAAGTTTGTTATAAAAAGAGAATCAGCTCCATAAATAAAAAAAGCCAGCTTACAAATATGTAAGCTGGCTTTTTTTATTTCTCTGTTCTAACCTTTTTCCATTCTTTACGGCTTAATGGCAACTTGAGTCTCGAGACTCCGGTGAATAATAAATTTAATAAATTGTTGACACTACCATTTTACGGAACCTTTTTGGTAGTTGCTTTCCTGTAATCCAGTTCCGGGTGGTTGGTAATGTAGCTCCATTCATCCGGCAAAAGCTCAAACCATTCGCTGTCTGGAAAAGATTGTTTTTCGTCCGTTAAAGTAATTTGAGAGTAAAATCCACCGTCGAAGGGGGTACGCCAGTATTTTAACTGATTTTTATCCGGCACTTGAAAACTTTTCACATATTGCACTTTTAAGCCAGCTTCCTGCAACCGGGTGTACCAAGGCCAGTCTGTTTCCGAAGGTGGAGGCAAACTTATTTGGAGCAAGCCTCCACCCGCCTGAATGTATCGTTCCAATTCGGTACGTTGCCGGTAATTCAGAAGTCTATTCGCTGGGTTAATAAATACCAGCGCACTGTATTTTTTTAAATATTGCTCGGAGAATTTAGCGTTGATCTGGGTAGTATCCAGGGTATATTTATTTTCTTTTGCTACTTTTTGTAATGCCTGAATGCGCGCAATTGACAGAGTTGGGTCCGACTCGTTTTTCGCATACACGAGCAAAAGCTTTTTAGGAGCCGGCTTTGTTACCGTTTGCAGTAAGGAAAAGAAAGATAAAAAAATTAAAATCCGGTACATGTTTCAACTATTTCGGTGCGACGGATTTTGAATAGCACAATAGAGCAAACTCCAAATTAGAAGCAGGACAATCTCTGCACTAATAACCGGGCAAATAAATAACGTAATATTACTTACCTGCCGCTTCTTGCCGGGTTTTTTGGAAAAACAACATATGATAGGGCAACGCATTGCCCCAGTAAGGCCAGGTATGCGCCCCAGGTCGTTCAATATATTCATGAGGCACTTTTTCAATTACTAAACGCCGGTGTAATTCACGGTTACTTTCAATCAAAAAATCATCTACACCACAATCAAATAGTATTTTAACCGGACTGGCTTTTAGCTGCGGAACCATATTTACCACGGAGTTCTGAACAAATTTTTCGTAATTCTGTGTCTTTGGTCCCAGCAAACTTTCCATACTCTTCATTAAATCACCACCTTGAATAGAGGCAATATCCAAAGCTCCGCTCATACTAGCCGCGGCTAAGTATAAATCGGGGTGGCGGGCCGATAAATACAAGGCACCGTGGCCTCCCATACTTAAACCCGAAATAAACCGTCCTTCGCGTGAAGTTAGAGTACGGTATTTATTTTGAACTTCCTGCACCAGTTCTTCTGTAATAAAAGTTTCGTACTGACTGGTTTTATCCAACGGGCTATCCAGGTACCAACTGCTAAATCCCCCATCCGGAGTAACAATAATCATCTGGTATTGGTCCGCAAGATTTGTTAACACCGTTTTATCCGGCACTTTGGTCAACCAATCCCGGAAATCTCCACTGTAGCCATGAAGTAGATAAAGCACCGGATAAATAGTTTTCTTTTGCTTTTTATAACTCTCAGGCACTACTATACCGGCGTGAAGCTTCGTGTTCATGGCGACACTGTTAATTTCTAAGGTATCTACTTTAGCAGCTTGGGCAGTATAAAAAGTAAACAGGGTAAAAAATAAAAGCAGGTATTTGGTAAGCATAAGGAGATAAAATTTAAGAAATAAGCATCAAAATGATTTAACTATAAGGATATATTATAAAAAGCCGGTAAATTTTAAAATCTACCGGCTTTTTAGTTATGATAATGTAATAAGCAGACTTATTTCGGTAACACTTTCATGGTGCCTTGCATGGAGTAAAAATGGCCAGGTACGGAGCATTCGTAATTGTAGTTACCGGGTTTTTCGGGCGCAATAAAGTAAATGGTTTCCGTGGACTGCGGCTGCAATAGGTTGGTATGGTACAACACTTTATTTGTAGACGGAATATAATTCTTTTGTTGGCCTTCCAGGCCTAACTTCATTGCTAAGGTACCTACTTCAATGGCTGTTCCGGGCAGAACTACCACAAAATTATGCAGCATGTCGTCGTCGTTCTGAAATACCACTCGTATTTTGCTACCGGCTTTTACCTGAAACTGCGACGGTTCAAATTTAAGTCCGGGCTTCGTGCCCATGTTAATGGTGTAATCCGCGGTACCATTCCAAGCGGCGGGCATTTCGGTTACGCGCTTGGCCATTTTAGTTCCGGCTGTTGTATTAGCCGAAGTTGATTCGGTGGCGCTGGCTTTGGTGGTTGTTTTTGTACTACCTGCTGCTTTACTTGCGGAGGCCATCATGGCTGCATGGTCGTGAGCGGGAGCAGCTGCCCGAGCAATATTCAGCTTTTCGCCGTCTGGTAAATTATTTAAGGTGTAATAACCTACATTATGCAGTAAGGGCTGACCCGTAGCAGAACGAACGCCATCGGTATTAATTTCGTGAATATAGCCTAAGCGTAAATCATCTACTACCAAACGTGCTTTCATCCCGTCCGGCGAAACCACTACTCCCCGAATAGAACATTCCTTGTTGTTGATTACGGGACTGCCGTAGGTAGCGTGGTATTTATAGTTAAAACCGGTTACTTTGTAAGAAGTTAAAGCAGCAGCTATAGCTTTATCTACGGGTTGAGTAAACTCAATTTCAAAACCATCGGGCATGGCGTGAATAGTTTTCATTTCGAAAGGTGTTCTACCAGTCCAGACTAAACGTTGCAGACTGAATAATTCTTTACCCGTCGAAGACCATCCACGGCTGGTCATACCCACGAACATAGAACCATCGTGGCCCCATACCTGCCGCAAAATACCCGACGAAAATCCTTCCCGAAAGCCGAAAGCAACGCCCTGGTACTCACCTTTTACTTTTTCCAAGTCAACGCGCATAATTTTGCTTTGGCCCTGGTCACCCACAAATATTTGATTCTGGAACGGACCGAATTTACCGTTGGTGTTATCATTTAAGAAGGCAGAGGTAGAAATACCAAAAATCCCGTGCGGCATCCAAATAGCGGGCGCTTTTAATTCCGGTACCCGCTTGGCTACATCGTATAAAGGCTCCCCGGTATTAGGTACATCCTGTGGTTTTAATTTTAATGGTGAACCGGGCAAACCGGACCAGTTTAAACTTTCTGCATTGCCTAAAAAGTCACCTTTTTCTACGTGCGAAATACGACCAGAACCTACCCAGTCCCCTTGGTTTTCGGTATAGAAGAAGTCGCCGGCCGCATTAAAACCGTAACCAGCCGGGGAACGCATACCGGCCGCAAAGGGAGTCATTTTACCATCCGGAGTAATTTCTAAAGTCCAACCGCGCCAAGGAACCAAACTCACCCCGTGGCCTAAACTATTGCTCCAGCCTACGTTAAGGGTAACTAGCATATTGCCGTTGGGCAAAAAGGTAGGGCCATAGGAATACTCGTGGTAATTACCGGATAAAGGCCAGGAATATATTTTATCGTAAGAATCCGCTTTGCCATCCCCGTCGGCATCGCGTAAACGGGTTAGTTCACTGCGTTGAGTTACATAAATATCGCCGTCTTTGTAAGCCAGACCTAACGGCTCATGCAAACCTTGCGCGAAGCGCTTGTAAGTAGGCCGGTCCTCCCCGGAAACAGTGGGGTTCGATACTATCCAGACTTCGCCGCGGCGGGTACAAACTGCTAAGCTGCCATCGGGTAAAGTAGCCATACCACCTACTTCCAGAATTACATCTTCCGGAACCGGCAGTGAAATTAAGGTATAATAATCGTCTTCTTTCGCCGGAGCGGCCTCTACTTTGGTTAAGCCTTTAGGAGCCGGAGCCGGTTGTTTACTGCCGGTAGCTGGATTTACCTTGGTTTGCGCCCAGCCGGTATTTTGTAAAAATAAAAGTCCCGCTGCTACCAAGGTAGCTTTGACTACATAGTTTATTTTATTTATTCTTTTCATGATGTTCTTAATCTTTTTAAACTACTGTTCAGTCAATCATAACCTAACGAGTTGTTCCACCTAAAATAAGCTGCACACAGAAATTTATAACTGTGGACTATCGTTTATCGACCATAGACTAAACACTACCACACAATAGCATATTTTACTACGCCAGTTGCCTCTTTCGCTTTCACCGGTAGCAACATTTCTTCGGTGTTCTGGGCAGTTTTCCGGATTACCGGTTTTTCTTTGTCGATTAGCTGAACAAAATACTCTTTATCGCCGATAGCGTAAAGGCCATTTGGTAGTTTGGTAATGGTGCTGCCTTCGGCTACCCGACACCAGATAGCTTGTTTTTCCTGACCGGGTGTTACGGTAAAAGTATGCGTTAATTTGCGGCCGTTATCTTCTGGTTCTAAAGTTTCCCGAATAGTGGCATTACCTAAAGTATATTTAAAAACCGGACGACCGGCTTTGCTTATATCATACCCTAAATTATTATACGCCGCATTCGAGTCCGGCCAAGCCGCATTTTGATCAGCTAAAAAAGTGAGCGAAGGTTTAGCCGGAAATGGAGTTACACTGCCCATTGGAACTTCTAATTGGGTTTCGCCGCGACCGTACCACATTGGCGTAGTTTCCAGAAAATTGCCGCGCCAAACTTGCAAAAACTGTCCCCGGCTCACATCAACGGCGTAATTCGCGCCGCCCGGCTCACCCACGGATAGCACGTGCGTTCTCTTTTTACCCATATGCTCCAGAAAACCCCGTTGCATAACTGGTTCGTCTTCTACGGCTACAGTAATGGCTCCTACTGGTTCCACCACCTTTAAGGGAGATTTCAGAGTAGTCAGGGCCACACCCGGGCCACTCACCGAAAGAATAATATCGTTGCGGCGAGCATACCAGTACGAAGAGCTCTTAAAGTAAAATAATGTAAGCGGGTATGTACCAGCCGCTAGTTTTACAGTACCAGTCGCCACTCCGGTCTTACCAGTTACGGTTAATACTTTCTTATCGCCAATGGTTAATTCGCCGGCACCGTTAATGTAGTTTGGATTGGTATCCATGGGAATCCAGGCCAGATTTAAATTAAAATTATAATCGCCGGATGTTGGTACCTGAATGGTACCGGTAATTTTGCCGGCAAACTGGTCGCGGGTAGCGGGAGCGAGATGTGCCAGCACATCTATATCCATTTCAGCGGTGGGTGCCTGGGTGGTAAAATCGGTTAAGGCTTTGATATTGTCGTAAGAGGTTAATTTCAGGTCAATTAATTTAACTTCTTCGGTGCCGTATGATTGGTATTTAATATTGCGGATAGCCACCGCGCCGTGGTCGCCCTGAATCATAAGTGGACCTAAGGGTTTTTCGTCTTCGAAAGCGGCGGCCCGGGTTGGGCCGGTTACTTCAATGTTCTTCTGCACCAAAACGCCGTTTTGATACACTTCCACAAAGCGGGCATTTTCAATTTTTTGTCCTTGGGCGTTAAAACGAGGAGCTCGGAATATAATTCTATAATGCTGCCATAGTCCGGGGGCTTTGCTTACGTTTACCAAAGGGGGATGGCCTTCGTATCCTTCGCGGCCAGGGCCACGTTTTTCGTCCCAGCGTTGGTAAATAGCACCGGCATCCGAATATTTCGGGTCTTTCTCTCCCCAGGAATCAAACATTTGCACCTCGTAGCGGCCTTGCAGGTAAACGCCCGCATTAGAGCCTTTGGCCATCATAAAGTCCAGTTCCAGTTCTATATCGCCGTGCTCCATGGTAGTAAACAAGTGGCCATTGTTACTTTTGCCGGGGGTGTTCACCAGAATGCCAGTTCCAGCGGTTGTTTTGCCATTCCCCCCTTTTATTGGATCAAAAAATACATCCTTCGCCAGTTTCCAGTTATTACTTACCGGTTTAAAGGCACTTAAGTCCGTTAAAGCAATGGGAGTTAAAGTTGCGGCATTAGTACTGGTCTGGGCAGTTCCTTCGTACTGCCACCATAAGGAGCACAAAAGAGGAAGAATGATTTTTAAATTAATTTTAAATTTCATGCGATAAAGTAAAGAGAATAAAATGGTTAGTATTTACAAATATAGTTATTGTTTTTATAACAATAAGGCTAAATTCTGGATTAGTAGTGCCTGTTAATATAAGATTATGTTGGCATAGCCTCTGCTATAGCTTTATTTATTATTAAGTTGTTGCATTACTCAATTTCTGTTCTTTTTGTCTTAACACAAAGTAAGAGGGCCCCTTCCCTCAGAACCCAAAAAACGCAAGACGATTTTCAACTCACTGGCGCTCAAACACAAAATCGTCAGGTTTTACACCTGGAACGGTTCACTGTTAGATAGCCGTTATTGGTAATCTTAAATCACATCCAGCATCTAGTATCTAGATACTTGTGTCTAATTTCTTACTCATTAAATGTAATAGCCGATAAGGCGGCAAGTTTATCATTAGGCTTTTCGCGTTTTACAATAATAAAATACAAGTCGTGCTTACCGGTGATAGGCTTGTCTAAGGTGCCAGTAACTTGTTTAGGCCCTTTACCGCCACCATTCGCCTGGAAAGTTGTTCGGCTAATAACAGGACCCGCAAAGGAACCAATGCGCAATTCTATCTCGCCGTTTTTATCCGGGGCCGAATAGTCGTAGGTAAACCCTTTGATATTGGTTAAATCGGTGTTTTTGAGTAAAATAAATGCCTTATGGTCGCCGGTACTCAAATTGTTGCCGAACCGCCGGAAACCGGTATACCCATCGGCATCAATGCTTCTTACTTTGGCGTTGCGCAACGTTACTACCTCCGTGCCAGTAAGCGGACCTACGGCTTTACCACCTTTATCGGTGTAAGTAGCTAGTAAAGTGTACATTCCTCGCGGTTCGGTTTCTTTGTGTTCTTTTAAGGCAACGGTACCTTTAGCCGGCAAGTTAATTTTTTGTTTTTTAGCATCGGTGAGCGAGAAAATGTAATTCACCATTTCCTGCGCATCTTTCTCGGCAATTTGCGGGTGAGCGCTCATGACGTGCTCCGTTCCCCAGTTACCCCCGCCGCCCGCAATGATTTTCTTAGCTAATAGCTCTACCGCCCCGCTTTGCTTCTTATAACGAGTTGCCACGGCTACAAAAGCGGGTCCCACCGAAACTTTATCAATAGTATGACAGGCTTTACAATCACTATTGGTAATCAGCGTTTTACCTAGCGAATTTGTTTCGATGGTAGTAACTACCTGGTGCCCCGCACTTGGTTCTTTGTTGGAAGTACTAGGTTCCGGATTGTAATCGAAATACACTTTTAAGTTT
This region includes:
- a CDS encoding ThuA domain-containing protein, producing MYRILIFLSFFSLLQTVTKPAPKKLLLVYAKNESDPTLSIARIQALQKVAKENKYTLDTTQINAKFSEQYLKKYSALVFINPANRLLNYRQRTELERYIQAGGGLLQISLPPPSETDWPWYTRLQEAGLKVQYVKSFQVPDKNQLKYWRTPFDGGFYSQITLTDEKQSFPDSEWFELLPDEWSYITNHPELDYRKATTKKVP
- a CDS encoding alpha/beta hydrolase produces the protein MLTKYLLLFFTLFTFYTAQAAKVDTLEINSVAMNTKLHAGIVVPESYKKQKKTIYPVLYLLHGYSGDFRDWLTKVPDKTVLTNLADQYQMIIVTPDGGFSSWYLDSPLDKTSQYETFITEELVQEVQNKYRTLTSREGRFISGLSMGGHGALYLSARHPDLYLAAASMSGALDIASIQGGDLMKSMESLLGPKTQNYEKFVQNSVVNMVPQLKASPVKILFDCGVDDFLIESNRELHRRLVIEKVPHEYIERPGAHTWPYWGNALPYHMLFFQKTRQEAAGK
- a CDS encoding plastocyanin/azurin family copper-binding protein, with protein sequence MKRINKINYVVKATLVAAGLLFLQNTGWAQTKVNPATGSKQPAPAPKGLTKVEAAPAKEDDYYTLISLPVPEDVILEVGGMATLPDGSLAVCTRRGEVWIVSNPTVSGEDRPTYKRFAQGLHEPLGLAYKDGDIYVTQRSELTRLRDADGDGKADSYDKIYSWPLSGNYHEYSYGPTFLPNGNMLVTLNVGWSNSLGHGVSLVPWRGWTLEITPDGKMTPFAAGMRSPAGYGFNAAGDFFYTENQGDWVGSGRISHVEKGDFLGNAESLNWSGLPGSPLKLKPQDVPNTGEPLYDVAKRVPELKAPAIWMPHGIFGISTSAFLNDNTNGKFGPFQNQIFVGDQGQSKIMRVDLEKVKGEYQGVAFGFREGFSSGILRQVWGHDGSMFVGMTSRGWSSTGKELFSLQRLVWTGRTPFEMKTIHAMPDGFEIEFTQPVDKAIAAALTSYKVTGFNYKYHATYGSPVINNKECSIRGVVVSPDGMKARLVVDDLRLGYIHEINTDGVRSATGQPLLHNVGYYTLNNLPDGEKLNIARAAAPAHDHAAMMASASKAAGSTKTTTKASATESTSANTTAGTKMAKRVTEMPAAWNGTADYTINMGTKPGLKFEPSQFQVKAGSKIRVVFQNDDDMLHNFVVVLPGTAIEVGTLAMKLGLEGQQKNYIPSTNKVLYHTNLLQPQSTETIYFIAPEKPGNYNYECSVPGHFYSMQGTMKVLPK
- a CDS encoding 3-keto-disaccharide hydrolase, which translates into the protein MKFKINLKIILPLLCSLWWQYEGTAQTSTNAATLTPIALTDLSAFKPVSNNWKLAKDVFFDPIKGGNGKTTAGTGILVNTPGKSNNGHLFTTMEHGDIELELDFMMAKGSNAGVYLQGRYEVQMFDSWGEKDPKYSDAGAIYQRWDEKRGPGREGYEGHPPLVNVSKAPGLWQHYRIIFRAPRFNAQGQKIENARFVEVYQNGVLVQKNIEVTGPTRAAAFEDEKPLGPLMIQGDHGAVAIRNIKYQSYGTEEVKLIDLKLTSYDNIKALTDFTTQAPTAEMDIDVLAHLAPATRDQFAGKITGTIQVPTSGDYNFNLNLAWIPMDTNPNYINGAGELTIGDKKVLTVTGKTGVATGTVKLAAGTYPLTLFYFKSSSYWYARRNDIILSVSGPGVALTTLKSPLKVVEPVGAITVAVEDEPVMQRGFLEHMGKKRTHVLSVGEPGGANYAVDVSRGQFLQVWRGNFLETTPMWYGRGETQLEVPMGSVTPFPAKPSLTFLADQNAAWPDSNAAYNNLGYDISKAGRPVFKYTLGNATIRETLEPEDNGRKLTHTFTVTPGQEKQAIWCRVAEGSTITKLPNGLYAIGDKEYFVQLIDKEKPVIRKTAQNTEEMLLPVKAKEATGVVKYAIVW